From a single Diceros bicornis minor isolate mBicDic1 chromosome 6, mDicBic1.mat.cur, whole genome shotgun sequence genomic region:
- the BUB3 gene encoding mitotic checkpoint protein BUB3 isoform X2: protein MERRCLDQMTGSNEFKLNQPPEDGISSVKFSPNTSQFLLVSSWDTSVRLYDVPANSLRLKYQHTGAVLDCAFYDPTHAWSGGLDHQLKMHDLNTDQENLVGTHDAPIRCVEYCPEVNVMVTGSWDQTVKLWDPRTPCNAGTFSQPEKVYTLSVSGDRLIVGTAGRRVLVWDLRNMGYVQQRRESSLKYQTRCIRAFPNKQGYVLSSIEGRVAVEYLDPSPEVQKKKYAFKCHRLKENNIEQIYPVNAISFHNIHNTFATGGSDGFVNIWDPFNKKRLCQFHRYPTSIASLAFSNDGTTLAIASSYMYEMDDTEHPEDGIFIRQVTDAETKPKST, encoded by the exons ATGGAACGGCGCTGCCTGGACCAG ATGACCGGTTCTAACGAGTTCAAGCTCAACCAGCCACCCGAGGACGGCATCTCCTCGGTGAAGTTCAGCCCCAACACCTCCCAGTTCCTGCTGGTCTCCTCCTGGGACACGTCGGTGCGCCTCTACGATGTGCCGGCCAACTCCCTGCGGCTCAAGTACCAGCACACCGGGGCCGTGCTGGACTGCGCGTTCTAC GATCCAACGCATGCCTGGAGTGGGGGATTAGACCATCAATTGAAAATGCATGATTTGAACACTGATCAAG AAAATCTTGTTGGAACCCATGACGCCCCTATCCGATGTGTTGAATACTGTCCAGAAGTGAATGTGATGGTTACTGGGAGTTGGGATCAGACAGTTAAATTGTGGGATCCCAGAACTCCTTGTAATGCTGGGACCTTCTCTCAGCCTGAAAAG GTGTATACCCTCTCTGTGTCTGGAGACCGGCTGATTGTGGGCACTGCGGGCCGCAGAGTGTTGGTGTGGGACCTACGGAACATGGGCTACGTGCAGCAGCGCCGGGAGTCTAGCCTGAAGTACCAGACTCGCTGCATACGGGCATTTCCGAACAAGCAG GGTTATGTATTAAGCTCTATTGAAGGCCGAGTGGCAGTAGAGTACCTGGACCCAAGCCCTGAGGTGCAGAAGAAGAAGTATGCCTTCAAGTGTCACAGactgaaagaaaacaatattgaGCAGATTTACCCAGTCAATGCCATTTCCTTTCACAACATCCACAATACATTTGCCACGG GTGGTTCCGATGGATTTGTAAATATTTGGGATCCGTTTAACAAAAAGCGACTGTGTCAGTTCCATCGGTACCCCACCAGCATCGCGTCACTTGCCTTCAGTAATGATGGGACTACGCTTGCAATAGCATCATCATATATGTATGAAATGGATGACACGGAACATCCTGAAGATGGTATCTTCATTCGCCAAGTGACagatgcagaaacaaaacccaa GTCCACGTAA
- the BUB3 gene encoding mitotic checkpoint protein BUB3 isoform X1: MERRCLDQMTGSNEFKLNQPPEDGISSVKFSPNTSQFLLVSSWDTSVRLYDVPANSLRLKYQHTGAVLDCAFYDPTHAWSGGLDHQLKMHDLNTDQENLVGTHDAPIRCVEYCPEVNVMVTGSWDQTVKLWDPRTPCNAGTFSQPEKVYTLSVSGDRLIVGTAGRRVLVWDLRNMGYVQQRRESSLKYQTRCIRAFPNKQGYVLSSIEGRVAVEYLDPSPEVQKKKYAFKCHRLKENNIEQIYPVNAISFHNIHNTFATGGSDGFVNIWDPFNKKRLCQFHRYPTSIASLAFSNDGTTLAIASSYMYEMDDTEHPEDGIFIRQVTDAETKPKSPCT; encoded by the exons ATGGAACGGCGCTGCCTGGACCAG ATGACCGGTTCTAACGAGTTCAAGCTCAACCAGCCACCCGAGGACGGCATCTCCTCGGTGAAGTTCAGCCCCAACACCTCCCAGTTCCTGCTGGTCTCCTCCTGGGACACGTCGGTGCGCCTCTACGATGTGCCGGCCAACTCCCTGCGGCTCAAGTACCAGCACACCGGGGCCGTGCTGGACTGCGCGTTCTAC GATCCAACGCATGCCTGGAGTGGGGGATTAGACCATCAATTGAAAATGCATGATTTGAACACTGATCAAG AAAATCTTGTTGGAACCCATGACGCCCCTATCCGATGTGTTGAATACTGTCCAGAAGTGAATGTGATGGTTACTGGGAGTTGGGATCAGACAGTTAAATTGTGGGATCCCAGAACTCCTTGTAATGCTGGGACCTTCTCTCAGCCTGAAAAG GTGTATACCCTCTCTGTGTCTGGAGACCGGCTGATTGTGGGCACTGCGGGCCGCAGAGTGTTGGTGTGGGACCTACGGAACATGGGCTACGTGCAGCAGCGCCGGGAGTCTAGCCTGAAGTACCAGACTCGCTGCATACGGGCATTTCCGAACAAGCAG GGTTATGTATTAAGCTCTATTGAAGGCCGAGTGGCAGTAGAGTACCTGGACCCAAGCCCTGAGGTGCAGAAGAAGAAGTATGCCTTCAAGTGTCACAGactgaaagaaaacaatattgaGCAGATTTACCCAGTCAATGCCATTTCCTTTCACAACATCCACAATACATTTGCCACGG GTGGTTCCGATGGATTTGTAAATATTTGGGATCCGTTTAACAAAAAGCGACTGTGTCAGTTCCATCGGTACCCCACCAGCATCGCGTCACTTGCCTTCAGTAATGATGGGACTACGCTTGCAATAGCATCATCATATATGTATGAAATGGATGACACGGAACATCCTGAAGATGGTATCTTCATTCGCCAAGTGACagatgcagaaacaaaacccaa GTCACCATGTACATGA
- the BUB3 gene encoding mitotic checkpoint protein BUB3 isoform X3, with the protein MTGSNEFKLNQPPEDGISSVKFSPNTSQFLLVSSWDTSVRLYDVPANSLRLKYQHTGAVLDCAFYDPTHAWSGGLDHQLKMHDLNTDQENLVGTHDAPIRCVEYCPEVNVMVTGSWDQTVKLWDPRTPCNAGTFSQPEKVYTLSVSGDRLIVGTAGRRVLVWDLRNMGYVQQRRESSLKYQTRCIRAFPNKQGYVLSSIEGRVAVEYLDPSPEVQKKKYAFKCHRLKENNIEQIYPVNAISFHNIHNTFATGGSDGFVNIWDPFNKKRLCQFHRYPTSIASLAFSNDGTTLAIASSYMYEMDDTEHPEDGIFIRQVTDAETKPKSPCT; encoded by the exons ATGACCGGTTCTAACGAGTTCAAGCTCAACCAGCCACCCGAGGACGGCATCTCCTCGGTGAAGTTCAGCCCCAACACCTCCCAGTTCCTGCTGGTCTCCTCCTGGGACACGTCGGTGCGCCTCTACGATGTGCCGGCCAACTCCCTGCGGCTCAAGTACCAGCACACCGGGGCCGTGCTGGACTGCGCGTTCTAC GATCCAACGCATGCCTGGAGTGGGGGATTAGACCATCAATTGAAAATGCATGATTTGAACACTGATCAAG AAAATCTTGTTGGAACCCATGACGCCCCTATCCGATGTGTTGAATACTGTCCAGAAGTGAATGTGATGGTTACTGGGAGTTGGGATCAGACAGTTAAATTGTGGGATCCCAGAACTCCTTGTAATGCTGGGACCTTCTCTCAGCCTGAAAAG GTGTATACCCTCTCTGTGTCTGGAGACCGGCTGATTGTGGGCACTGCGGGCCGCAGAGTGTTGGTGTGGGACCTACGGAACATGGGCTACGTGCAGCAGCGCCGGGAGTCTAGCCTGAAGTACCAGACTCGCTGCATACGGGCATTTCCGAACAAGCAG GGTTATGTATTAAGCTCTATTGAAGGCCGAGTGGCAGTAGAGTACCTGGACCCAAGCCCTGAGGTGCAGAAGAAGAAGTATGCCTTCAAGTGTCACAGactgaaagaaaacaatattgaGCAGATTTACCCAGTCAATGCCATTTCCTTTCACAACATCCACAATACATTTGCCACGG GTGGTTCCGATGGATTTGTAAATATTTGGGATCCGTTTAACAAAAAGCGACTGTGTCAGTTCCATCGGTACCCCACCAGCATCGCGTCACTTGCCTTCAGTAATGATGGGACTACGCTTGCAATAGCATCATCATATATGTATGAAATGGATGACACGGAACATCCTGAAGATGGTATCTTCATTCGCCAAGTGACagatgcagaaacaaaacccaa GTCACCATGTACATGA